CACGTGTGACGCTACAACAATCTAAAAATATGATAGTAATCGATCAATTATTAAAGGATTTAGAGAAGCAAGCAACTGATTTGAAACAAACAATTGAACGATTTTCAATGTAAAAGGAAGAACAGAATATTGTTCTTCTCTTTTTTATTTAGCTTGATTTAATATTTACAGTTAAACTATGAACGTTTCCGCAACATTCTTTTCTGTCCCTTTCGGATGAAAATTATAGCGAGCTATAATATTAAAAGGGGTGTCTTTTATGAAAAAAGAAAAAAGACAACGGTTAATTAAACAATTTGTAAAGGAGTATGAAATAGATAAGCAAGAAAGATTAGTAGAATTGTTAGCAAAAAAAGATGTATTAGTAACACAAGCTACGGTTTCTCGCGATATTCGTGAGTTAAACTTAACGAAGGTACCTTCTCAAGAAGGATTAATGATATATAAAGTTTTCTCAGAAGAGCATTTACAAACTGATATAAAGTTAAAGAAAAAATTACGAGAAGTTGTTGTAAAAATTGATTGTGTAGATCAATTAATGGTTATTAAAACATTACCTGGTAATGCACATGTTATTGGTGTTTTATTTGATGAATTAGATTGGAAAGAAAAAATAGGATGTATATGTGGAAATGATACATGCCTTATAATTTCACAGTCGAAATCAGATAGGGAGATTATAGAAGAAAGATTAAATTTAATTATTTAGATGCAAAAATCCTGTTTTTAATAAAATTAAAAACAGGATTTTTGCTTAAATACGGAAGTTAAATATTCAATATATATGCGTAATATATGTATTTTTTATTGAGAAAGCAAGATAGTTTGTTATAAAAATACATATTCGTATGATTTTAAAAAAATAACTTGTTTAATATTTCACAATGATAATGTGGATGCTTTCACAAAGATGAAAATACAGAGCATTTATTATGTACTTGTAAGACATCAAACATATTTAAAAGGAGGTACAACAAATGAAACATCCGATACATGTTACTTCAGAAATTGGGGAATTACAAACGGTTTTATTAAAACGACCGGGTAAAGAAGTGGAAAACTTGACGCCAGATTATTTGCAGCAATTATTATTTGACGATATTCCATACTTACCAATTATTCAAAAAGAGCATGATTATTTTGCACAAACGTTACGCAATCGGGGTGTTGAAGTTCTTTATTTAGAAAAACTAGCCGCTGAGGCGTTAGTAGATAAAAAACTTCGAGAAGAATTTGTTGATCGTATTTTAAAAGAAGGACAGGCCGACGTAAATGTTGCACATCAAACTTTAAAAGAATATTTACTTTCCTTTTCAAATGAAGAATTAATTCAAAAAATTATGGGCGGTGTACGGAAAAACGAAATTGAAACAAGTAAGAAGACACATTTATATGAATTAATGGAAGATCACTATCCGTTTTACTTAGATCCAATGCCTAATTTATATTTTACTCGTGATCCAGCAGCTAGCGTGGGCGATGGCTTAACGATAAATAAGATGAGAGAACCAGCGCGTAGACGTGAATCATTATTCATGGAGTACATCATTAAATATCATCCAAGATTTGCAAAACATAATGTACCAATCTGGTTAGATCGTGATTATAAATTTCCGATTGAAGGTGGCGACGAGCTAATTTTAAATGAAGAAACAATTGCGATTGGAGTATCTGCTCGTACTTCAGCTAAAGCAATTGAACGTTTAGCTAAAAATCTCTTTAGCCGACAAAATAAAATTAAGAAAGTGTTAGCAATAGAAATTCCAAAATGTCGAGCATTTATGCATTTAGATACAGTATTTACAATGGTTGATTATGACAAGTTTACAATTCACCCAGCCATTCAAGGGCCAAAAGGGAATATGAATATTTATATTTTAGAAAAAGGATCAGATGAGGAAACTCTTAAAATTACACATCGTACTTCTTTAATGGAAGCATTAAAAGAGGTATTAGGCTTAAGTGAATTAGTTCTTATTCCATGTGGAGGAGGAGATGTAATTGCTTCTGCTCGTGAACAATGGAATGATGGCTCGAACACATTAGCAATTGCGCCAGGTGTAGTTGTTACATATGATCGCAACTATGTATCTAATACGTTATTACGTGAACACGGTATAGAAGTGATTGAGGTGCTAAGTTCGGAATTATCTCGTGGTCGTGGGGGTCCACGTTGCATGAGTATGCCAATTGTTCGTAAAGATATTTAGTATAAATAACGGAGAAAGTAGGGATGAATTATGTTAATGACTAGACCAAATTTAAAAGGAAGAAGCTTTCTAGCAGAAAAAGATTTTACACAAGAAGAATTGTTATATTTTCTAGATTTGGCAGCAGAATTAAAAGAGAAAAAGAAAAATGGTATCCCGCATCATTATTTAGAAGGTAAAAATGTAGCGCTCTTATTTGAAAAAACTTCTACTCGTACGCGTTGTGCATTTACAGTAGCATGTACAGATTTAGGGGCAAATCCTGAATATTTAGGGAAAGGTGATATTCAACTTGGGAAAAAAGAATCTGTAGAGGATACAGCAAAAGTGTTAGGGCGTATGTTTGACGGAATTGAGTTTCGTGGATTTAATCATGAAACTGTAGAATCTTTAGCACAAAATTCTGGTGTGCCAGTTTGGAATGGATTAACAGATATGTGGCATCCAACACAAACACTAGCAGATTTATTAACAATTAGAGAACATATAGGGAAATTGAAAAATGTGAAGCTCGTTTACGTTGGCGATGGGCGAAATAATGTTGCTAATAGCTTACTAGTTGGTGGAGCAATCGTTGGAATGGATGTACGTATTTGTACACCGGAATCTTTATGGCCTGCACAAGAAGTAATTGATTTAGCAAAAAAATATAATGAACAAGTAATGATAACAAGTAATGTGGAAGAAGCTGTTGCGAATGCAGATGTAATTTATACAGATGTATGGGTGTCTATGGGGGAAGAAGAAAAATTTGCTGAACGTGTCGAGTTATTGAAACCTTATCAAGTAAATATGAAAATGATTAAAGCAACAGGGAATGAAAACGTGATTTTCTTACATTGTTTACCTGCATTTCATGATGTTGAAACGATGTATGGCGAAGAAGTTTATGAGAAATATGGGTTGAAAGAAATGGAGGTAACTGACGAAGTATTCCGCAGTAAACATTCAAAAGTATTTGATCAAGCTGAAAATAGAATGCATACAATTAAAGCGGTTATGGCAGCTACTTTAGGAAACATGGAGTAAAGAAGAAAGGGAGTCTTCCTTTCTTCTTTCTCCTCCTTTAGACACTATCATTCACTATTGCTTTTGTATTGTTATTGCAATTAAAGAGAGGTGAGTGGAATGGGTGAAGATAAGAAATTAGGGTTGTTTACACTAACGGCTCTTGTAGTTGGGTCTATGATTGGCGGTGGAGCCTTTAATTTAGCGAGTGATATGGCAAAAGGTGCTGGTGCTGGAGCCATTATTATTGGCTGGGTTATAACAGGAATTGGGATGATCGCACTCGGATTATCTTTTCAAAATCTAACTGTAAAACGGCCAGATTTAGATGGTGGTATTTTTAGCTATGCAAAAGCAGGGTTTGGTAATTTTATGGGGTTTAATAGTGCATGGGGATACTGGCTATCTGCTTGGCTTGGGAATGTAGCTTACGGTACATTATTGTTTTCTTCATTAGGATATTTCTTCCCGATCTTTGAAGGCGGTCAAAATGTAGAATCCATTATTGGTGCAAGCGTATTATTATGGTGTGTTCACATGTTAATTTTACGTGGAGTTCAATCAGCAGCCCTTGTGAATTTAGTAACTACAATCGCAAAATTAGTACCTGTATTTGTATTTATTGTCATAGGAATCTTTGCGTTTCATATTGATACGTTCTTAGATGGATTTTGGGGGCAAACTGGTTCTTTTTCATGGGGAGCAGTTGGCAGCCAAGTTAAAAGTACAATGCTTGTAACTTTATGGGTATTTATTGGGGTAGAAGGGGCTGTTGTTTTATCCAGTCGAGCAAAAAATAGAAGTGATGTAGGGAAAGCAACCGTTATTGGCTTAATTGGTACACTCATCATTTACATTTTAATCACATTATTGTCTCTTGGACTTATGCAGCAAGCAGACATTGCAGGTTTGAAAAATCCGGCTATGGCTTATTTGTTTGAAAGTGTTGTTGGAAAATGGGGTGCTATCTTTATTAATTTAGGTTTAGTCATCTCTGTATTAGGTGCTTGGTTAGGTTGGACTTTGCTCGCTTCTGAAATTCCATATTTAGCGGCTAAAGATGGAGTATTTCCAAAATGGTTCGCAAAAGAAAATAAAAATAAGGCTCCAGTAAATTCATTATGGATAACAAATGGTTTAATACAAATATTCTTGTTAACATTCGTCGTTTCTGATCAGGCGTATAACTTTGCATTCTCTTTAGCATCTTCAGCTATTTTAATCCCATATGCTTTTTCAGCATTTTATCAACTGAAGCATAGCTTAAAGTCTGAAGAAGCAGATCGAAATAAAAATATAATAATTGGCTTGATCGCAAGTATTTATGGCGTGTGGTTAGTTTATGCAGCCGGTTTAGAGTATTTATTATTAACAATGACTTTATATGCGCCAGGTATTTTTATTTTTTACAATGTTCAAAAGCAAAAGAGTTCGAAGCAAATATTTACTCGAGTGGAATTAGCATCATCCGTAGCAATTGGTGCTTTAGCATTCTTTGCGATTTATGGATTAATTACAGGCAGTATTACTTTATAAAGCGCTGTGAAAGCGAAATCAACTGGAGGGCTGGAATATGGCACGAAGAAAAATTGTAGTTGCACTAGGGGGAAATGCGATACAGTCTGGAGAAGCTACTGCGGGAGCGCAGCAAGAAGCGTTGGAAAAAACGGCAGAACAACTTGTGAAAATAATGGAAAATGATGTGGATATAGTAATTGCGCATGGAAATGGCCCACAAGTGGGGAATATTTTATTACAGCAAAAAGCTGCAGAAACGGAAAAGACACCTGCAATGCCATTAGATACTTGTGGGGCAATGAGCCAAGGGATGATTGGATATTGGATGGAAAATGCAATTGAAAAGGCATTGAAAAAACGGAATATAAACAAAGATGTAGCAACGGTTATAACACGTGTTGTTGTGGATAAAAAAGATGAGGCATTTAAAAATCCAACTAAACCAATTGGTCCTTTTTATACAGAAGAAGAGGCCAGAAAATTAATGGATGAAACAAAAGCAGTGTTTAAAGAAGATGCTGGTAGAGGATGGAGACGTGTTGTTCCATCACCGAAGCCTGTAAGTATTCATGAACATAAAGTGATTAATTCTTTGGTCGAAGATGGAAACATAGTGATAGCTGTGGGCGGGGGTGGAATTCCAGTAATTGATTCTGAAGAAGGGTTAAAAGGAACTGAAGCGGTTATCGATAAAGATTTCGCTGCGCAGAAATTAGCAGAATTAGTAGATGCCGATACGCTCGTTATTTTAACTGCAGTTGATTATGTGTATGTAAATTATAATCAACCGAATCAAAAAAAATTAGAGCATGTCACAGTGAATCAATTAGAAGAATATATTGAAGAACAACAATTTGCTGCGGGAAGCATGCTTCCAAAAATCGAAGCTGCTATTAATTTTGTTAATACAAATCCAAAAAGAAAAACGATTATTACGTCTTTAGAAAAAGTATATGAAGCACTAGA
This DNA window, taken from Bacillus cereus ATCC 14579, encodes the following:
- the argR gene encoding arginine repressor — its product is MKKEKRQRLIKQFVKEYEIDKQERLVELLAKKDVLVTQATVSRDIRELNLTKVPSQEGLMIYKVFSEEHLQTDIKLKKKLREVVVKIDCVDQLMVIKTLPGNAHVIGVLFDELDWKEKIGCICGNDTCLIISQSKSDREIIEERLNLII
- the arcA gene encoding arginine deiminase, translating into MKHPIHVTSEIGELQTVLLKRPGKEVENLTPDYLQQLLFDDIPYLPIIQKEHDYFAQTLRNRGVEVLYLEKLAAEALVDKKLREEFVDRILKEGQADVNVAHQTLKEYLLSFSNEELIQKIMGGVRKNEIETSKKTHLYELMEDHYPFYLDPMPNLYFTRDPAASVGDGLTINKMREPARRRESLFMEYIIKYHPRFAKHNVPIWLDRDYKFPIEGGDELILNEETIAIGVSARTSAKAIERLAKNLFSRQNKIKKVLAIEIPKCRAFMHLDTVFTMVDYDKFTIHPAIQGPKGNMNIYILEKGSDEETLKITHRTSLMEALKEVLGLSELVLIPCGGGDVIASAREQWNDGSNTLAIAPGVVVTYDRNYVSNTLLREHGIEVIEVLSSELSRGRGGPRCMSMPIVRKDI
- the argF gene encoding ornithine carbamoyltransferase; translation: MLMTRPNLKGRSFLAEKDFTQEELLYFLDLAAELKEKKKNGIPHHYLEGKNVALLFEKTSTRTRCAFTVACTDLGANPEYLGKGDIQLGKKESVEDTAKVLGRMFDGIEFRGFNHETVESLAQNSGVPVWNGLTDMWHPTQTLADLLTIREHIGKLKNVKLVYVGDGRNNVANSLLVGGAIVGMDVRICTPESLWPAQEVIDLAKKYNEQVMITSNVEEAVANADVIYTDVWVSMGEEEKFAERVELLKPYQVNMKMIKATGNENVIFLHCLPAFHDVETMYGEEVYEKYGLKEMEVTDEVFRSKHSKVFDQAENRMHTIKAVMAATLGNME
- the arcD gene encoding arginine-ornithine antiporter, giving the protein MGEDKKLGLFTLTALVVGSMIGGGAFNLASDMAKGAGAGAIIIGWVITGIGMIALGLSFQNLTVKRPDLDGGIFSYAKAGFGNFMGFNSAWGYWLSAWLGNVAYGTLLFSSLGYFFPIFEGGQNVESIIGASVLLWCVHMLILRGVQSAALVNLVTTIAKLVPVFVFIVIGIFAFHIDTFLDGFWGQTGSFSWGAVGSQVKSTMLVTLWVFIGVEGAVVLSSRAKNRSDVGKATVIGLIGTLIIYILITLLSLGLMQQADIAGLKNPAMAYLFESVVGKWGAIFINLGLVISVLGAWLGWTLLASEIPYLAAKDGVFPKWFAKENKNKAPVNSLWITNGLIQIFLLTFVVSDQAYNFAFSLASSAILIPYAFSAFYQLKHSLKSEEADRNKNIIIGLIASIYGVWLVYAAGLEYLLLTMTLYAPGIFIFYNVQKQKSSKQIFTRVELASSVAIGALAFFAIYGLITGSITL
- the arcC gene encoding carbamate kinase — encoded protein: MARRKIVVALGGNAIQSGEATAGAQQEALEKTAEQLVKIMENDVDIVIAHGNGPQVGNILLQQKAAETEKTPAMPLDTCGAMSQGMIGYWMENAIEKALKKRNINKDVATVITRVVVDKKDEAFKNPTKPIGPFYTEEEARKLMDETKAVFKEDAGRGWRRVVPSPKPVSIHEHKVINSLVEDGNIVIAVGGGGIPVIDSEEGLKGTEAVIDKDFAAQKLAELVDADTLVILTAVDYVYVNYNQPNQKKLEHVTVNQLEEYIEEQQFAAGSMLPKIEAAINFVNTNPKRKTIITSLEKVYEALEEKAGTIISKQNVCMYV